GGAGGGAGATTAATGTGGTGAAAGGAAGAGTAGTATTAAAgtgagatcaaataataaataagagtaatttagtcaaattatcctTTTAGTCAATGTTTTCTTTTGGGGCATGCAGAAGACAAGCACCACAAGTAAAATGGATCGGAGGGAGTGTTGTACATCAAGTATATAACGTAATTTCTTTACTGGATCTATTGTAATATATAAAAGATTTTTCATGAAGAATGAGGAAACAAAAATTCGAAATATGACATATCAAACTTAATGGAAGCTAAAAAATGAAGCAACAGAAACTTGCAGTTACATCGTTTCAGTTGATCGATTGCCTTATTCAATTGATTGATTGCCTTACTCTTTCATTCCTATTGTACCTTCATTTGCTCATTGTGTTGATCTACTCAAAATAGTTTCAAACACCTTTAATGTCTTCCTATAAATAATTTTGGTTTATATATTCTTCCCGTCAAGAAACTAAATATTCCAGTGACATTTGCTTAGAGTATGGATCAGCAGGACTAGTCACTACAAGCTGTGATGTGTACAGCTATGGTATTATGCTCATGGAGACTTTCACAAGAAAAAGGCCATATGATGAAATGTTTCAAGAAAATTTGATGAGAAGTTGGGTATGTAATTCAATACCTGCAGCACCAGAGGATATTATTAACGTCACCTTATTGGAACCTGAAGAGAGTGGTTTTAAGAAAATATCGCATTGTATGGTGTCCATTTTGGTGTTGGCATTGAATTGCACAGCTGAATCTCCTAACGAGAGGTTGAACACGAAAGATGTCCTGACAAATATCAAGAAGATCAAACTGGAATGTTTTCGCAGATGATGTAGCGAGATTTAACTTTTTCAGACATTCTAATGTCATCTGGAGAAATTATTTCCTTATTCAGCACTAGAAATTATTTTGTTTGTCTATACCACATGAATATACAAAAGGGCATTCTGATTCTTCCATAAAAATATATCTCCTTGTAATGAAAAAagagaattgaattgaaggacAACTTATTTAAGAGTCTAAGGGAAATTAAAGGAAAACAAAGTCCAGTAAAATTAAAACAGAAATTTTAAGTTCAAAAAATTAGGTTAATGCAACGAAGGAAAATATGAAAAGAAACTGAAAACTAGTGTAATTGGGGTAGCGAAATAGTTACCTTGACAGATTATAAATGAAAGATTTAGGTCTTCTACTATTTCTCATAACTAGCATGGCTGAAAAACTTCATCCAGATCGATTACCTCTATCCAAGGCCAAATATTCCTTTTCCAGGATGTCCTAAGAAAAAAGCAAAACAAGAAAGTAGAAAAGCACTGAAGCTTTGGAAGGAGCTTACTATTGAGTTGGCTATTCTCATAATTACTTTCTGAGTACGAGGAGAACTTCATCAACGAGTAAACTAAATCAAGTAATTCATAAGGAAGGGATCAACATTTTTGTTAATTGATGATGAATGTTGAAAAATATACCCTATGTAGATATTGGAAAAGTGAAAAACTCAAGTCTTCTTGcattactccctttgtcccaatttatgtgacacactttcctttttagtctgtcccaaaaagaatgttacgtttctatatttaaaaataatttaacttaaatcatccccttttactcttaatgaaatgatttacagccactcAAATATCCAGagattgttttagaccacaagtttcaaaagtcttcctttatttcttaaactttgcgcctaatcaaactatatcacataaaacGGGATCGCGGGAGTACTATATTTGTGTGTGTGATATGAGTTCTTATCACATAACGACTGCCAACCCAAGTTTGATCCCGATTCAAGTTCGGTACATGCATCAATTGAGATGACAACCAGCATTTTGTCCGAGATATGAATTTTTCTGGTGCTGTTCTCTTGGGTTTGTATCAAGTTTGAGTGTCTCAAATAACTGTAATATAGTAGTACATAATATTTGTGCTAAAGTTGCATGGAAGAATGCCTTGTATAATATTAATGATCATTACTATTTATGTAGATATCAGCTTCAAGAGTCTATGAAGAGCAGTGTAAAATGTTGAAACTACAAGCTTAGGCTCTGTTGGTTACCAAGTTGAACGAGATTTCCCAATGAACAACTCGACAGTagattaacaacaacaaacccagtgtaatctcacaggTGGTTGTCTTAAACCTCTTATAATAATCTAAAAGGATCTATGCCTACATCAACAGGCGACATGATAAGTTTAGTTG
Above is a genomic segment from Lycium barbarum isolate Lr01 chromosome 12, ASM1917538v2, whole genome shotgun sequence containing:
- the LOC132623706 gene encoding uncharacterized protein LOC132623706, translated to MLVMRNSRRPKSFIYNLSRTSFVFNLSLGDSAVQFNANTKMDTIQCDIFLKPLSSGSNKVTLIISSGAAGAIRTATQAIPALICWKLWKARCALRYGNKRTIVTTICNEVLFHLKVYFTRNNFHNNSEFLAPAMSIY